A window of Phycobacter azelaicus contains these coding sequences:
- a CDS encoding membrane dipeptidase — MRIDGLQYANWSEVIFRQMREGGVDAVHVTIAYHESFRETVLNFEQWNRWFEQYPDLILKGTTARDIDRARDSGRTAVFFGFQNPSPIEDDIGLVEILHTLGARFMQLSYNNQSLLAAGCYETEDSGITRMGRQVIREMNRVGMVIDMSHSADRSTIEAADLSTRPIAITHANPHFWMPALRNKSDDVIRAVTQNGGMLGFSLYPHHLKDKSDCTLDSFCTMVARTAERFGVEHLGIGSDLCQDQPDSVVEWMRVGRWTKEMDYGEGSASAPGFPPMPTWFQDNRDFPKIEAGLRSVGMNNDEVSAIMGGNWYRFFEEGFGPA, encoded by the coding sequence ATGCGGATCGACGGGCTGCAATACGCCAACTGGTCTGAAGTGATTTTTCGGCAGATGCGCGAAGGCGGCGTGGATGCGGTGCATGTGACCATCGCGTATCATGAGAGCTTTCGCGAAACAGTCCTGAATTTCGAACAATGGAACCGCTGGTTCGAACAATATCCCGATCTGATCCTGAAAGGCACGACGGCCCGCGATATTGACCGGGCACGGGACAGCGGTCGCACTGCGGTTTTCTTCGGTTTTCAGAACCCGTCCCCGATTGAAGATGATATCGGGCTGGTGGAGATCCTGCACACTTTGGGTGCGCGTTTCATGCAGCTCAGCTATAACAACCAGTCGCTTCTTGCGGCCGGGTGCTACGAGACAGAGGACAGCGGCATCACCCGCATGGGCCGTCAGGTGATCCGGGAGATGAACCGAGTCGGCATGGTGATCGACATGAGCCATTCGGCAGACCGTTCCACCATCGAGGCTGCGGACCTGTCCACGCGGCCCATCGCCATCACCCATGCCAATCCCCATTTCTGGATGCCAGCTTTGCGAAACAAGAGCGATGATGTGATCCGCGCCGTTACGCAAAACGGTGGCATGCTTGGCTTCTCACTTTACCCACATCACCTGAAAGACAAATCGGACTGCACGCTTGATAGCTTCTGCACCATGGTTGCCCGCACGGCCGAGCGTTTTGGAGTGGAGCATTTGGGGATCGGCTCGGACCTGTGTCAGGATCAGCCAGATAGTGTTGTGGAGTGGATGCGGGTCGGGCGCTGGACCAAAGAGATGGACTACGGCGAAGGCTCTGCCAGCGCGCCGGGGTTTCCGCCGATGCCGACATGGTTTCAGGATAATCGGGACTTTCCGAAAATCGAGGCCGGGCTGCGTTCCGTTGGCATGAACAACGATGAAGTTTCTGCGATCATGGGCGGGAACTGGTACCGTTTCTTTGAAGAGGGCTTTGGCCCGGCCTAA
- a CDS encoding LysR family transcriptional regulator, whose translation MAIKIEMLRCFAAVAHAGTLGAAARQLGRTPSAVSMTLKQLEEHLGEPLFETDRKNRLTALGVFVLEEADRELQHFDLTVRAMEGFASARKGHVRVAAVPSVAGSLLPQAISEFIARFPDVRVEVWDMASGDVISAVEQDQADIGIATGGESATMAHRSIHSAGLMSDAFGVICSSDHPLANPGGPLPWQSLLDHRLITNPLSAGMRSEESKALHANAQVRGHNVTSILAMVRAGLGYSILPEMTMQLPGASALVFRPLADPEARRHLHLMHKADRPLLPAVKELSRQIRRLSAPFQG comes from the coding sequence ATGGCGATCAAGATCGAAATGCTGCGCTGTTTTGCTGCCGTCGCCCATGCAGGGACACTTGGTGCGGCGGCACGTCAATTGGGGCGCACACCATCCGCCGTGTCCATGACATTGAAACAGCTGGAGGAACACCTCGGCGAGCCGCTGTTTGAGACTGACCGCAAAAATCGGCTTACCGCACTTGGCGTCTTTGTGCTCGAAGAGGCAGACCGAGAGCTGCAGCACTTTGACTTGACGGTTCGAGCCATGGAGGGCTTTGCCAGCGCCCGAAAAGGCCATGTACGCGTTGCGGCCGTACCCTCGGTTGCGGGCAGCCTTCTACCGCAGGCGATCTCAGAATTTATCGCGCGTTTTCCGGACGTGCGTGTAGAGGTTTGGGATATGGCCTCAGGTGACGTCATCAGCGCGGTGGAGCAGGACCAGGCCGACATCGGGATTGCGACAGGTGGCGAGTCCGCCACCATGGCGCACAGGAGCATTCACTCCGCGGGGTTGATGTCGGATGCCTTTGGCGTGATCTGTTCCAGCGATCATCCCCTCGCCAACCCGGGTGGTCCGCTCCCATGGCAAAGCCTTCTGGATCACAGGCTTATCACCAACCCTCTCTCTGCAGGAATGAGGAGCGAGGAGTCCAAGGCCCTTCACGCCAATGCCCAGGTGCGGGGGCACAATGTCACTTCGATCCTGGCGATGGTGCGCGCAGGGCTTGGATATTCGATCCTGCCCGAGATGACGATGCAGTTGCCCGGCGCATCTGCCCTTGTGTTCCGCCCCTTGGCCGACCCAGAGGCCCGCCGCCATCTCCACCTGATGCACAAGGCAGACCGTCCGCTTTTGCCAGCAGTAAAAGAGCTGTCCCGGCAGATCAGGCGCCTGTCAGCTCCGTTTCAGGGATAA
- a CDS encoding GGDEF domain-containing protein: MMTGQQLAAIADHICPMYAIVDPRGRIVRVGPTLRKLRPDLKWEGRRFFRVFDLSRPRRVRSMEDLVNTAGSKLHLHFRDTPQTSLKGVLVPLPEGQGAIINMSFGISVLEAVRDYDLTSADFSPTDLTIEMLYLVEAKSAAMEASRQLNLRLQGAKIAAEEQAFTDTLTGLKNRRAMDHILERLINSGRDFALMHLDLDYFKQVNDTLGHAAGDAVLQHVARVMVDCTRQSDTVARVGGDEFVLIFNDLRDARQLDGLAERLISQLEVPIPYGGKQCKISASAGTTLSVWHDGTITAAQIMNESDLALYAAKGSGRARHCFYQKGMEKDVLAQGN, encoded by the coding sequence ATGATGACAGGCCAGCAGCTTGCTGCCATCGCGGACCATATCTGTCCCATGTACGCAATCGTGGATCCACGAGGCCGTATCGTGCGCGTTGGTCCGACACTCAGAAAACTGCGACCCGATTTGAAATGGGAAGGGCGGCGCTTCTTTCGAGTGTTCGACCTGTCCCGTCCAAGGCGGGTTCGTTCGATGGAGGATCTGGTGAATACCGCCGGGTCCAAACTGCATTTGCATTTTCGCGATACACCGCAGACCAGTTTGAAAGGTGTGCTGGTCCCGCTGCCCGAAGGCCAGGGCGCCATCATCAACATGTCGTTCGGCATCTCGGTTCTTGAGGCCGTGCGAGACTATGATTTGACCAGCGCTGATTTTTCACCGACGGATCTGACGATCGAGATGCTCTATCTTGTTGAGGCAAAGTCCGCCGCGATGGAGGCCTCCCGCCAGCTTAACCTGCGTCTGCAGGGGGCAAAAATTGCAGCCGAAGAACAGGCATTCACCGATACACTGACCGGATTGAAAAACCGGCGCGCGATGGACCATATTCTTGAACGCCTGATCAACAGCGGTCGGGATTTCGCCCTGATGCACCTCGATCTCGATTACTTCAAGCAGGTCAATGATACCCTTGGCCATGCTGCGGGGGATGCGGTTTTGCAGCACGTGGCGCGTGTGATGGTCGATTGTACAAGGCAGTCTGATACCGTTGCCCGTGTCGGAGGTGATGAATTCGTTCTCATTTTCAACGATCTGCGGGATGCGCGGCAGCTTGATGGCTTGGCAGAGCGATTGATCTCACAACTTGAGGTCCCCATTCCGTATGGTGGAAAGCAGTGCAAGATTTCGGCAAGCGCCGGGACAACACTTTCTGTCTGGCACGACGGTACGATCACAGCGGCGCAAATCATGAACGAGTCGGACCTTGCACTTTATGCGGCCAAGGGATCTGGCCGAGCGCGGCATTGCTTCTATCAAAAAGGCATGGAAAAAGACGTTCTGGCTCAAGGCAACTGA
- the arsB gene encoding ACR3 family arsenite efflux transporter, which translates to MSIFERYLTLWVALAMAAGILIGNVAPQLVEMIAAAEVARVNLVVAVLIWAMVYPMMVGVDPAALKDAVKQPKGLAITLTVNWLIKPFSMAALGVLFFEVVFADLLSPQDAQQYIAGLILLGAAPCTAMVFVWSQLTRGDENYTLLQVSLNDVVMIFAFAPIVAFLLGVTDIEVPWETLVLSVVLFVLLPLLAGIWTRRRLGNLAQIEAFQARIKPWSVIGLIATVMILFGLQGQVILDRPEVIALIAVPILVQSYGIFAIAYGAAFALKVPHRIAAPCALIGTSNFFELAVAVAISLFGLNSGAALATVVGVLVEVPVMLSLVAFANRTRSRFPGPS; encoded by the coding sequence ATGAGTATCTTTGAACGCTACCTGACCCTCTGGGTTGCCCTTGCCATGGCGGCAGGCATCCTGATCGGCAATGTGGCGCCTCAGCTGGTCGAAATGATCGCGGCGGCTGAAGTCGCGCGTGTAAATCTTGTCGTCGCCGTTTTGATCTGGGCGATGGTCTATCCGATGATGGTCGGGGTTGATCCGGCCGCACTGAAGGATGCGGTGAAGCAGCCAAAGGGGTTGGCTATCACCCTGACGGTCAACTGGCTGATCAAACCTTTCTCCATGGCGGCGCTAGGCGTTTTGTTCTTTGAGGTGGTTTTTGCGGACCTACTGTCTCCGCAGGATGCGCAGCAGTATATCGCCGGCCTGATCCTCTTGGGTGCGGCACCCTGTACAGCGATGGTCTTTGTCTGGTCGCAGCTGACGCGCGGGGATGAGAATTACACGCTTCTTCAGGTTTCGCTCAACGATGTGGTGATGATCTTTGCCTTTGCGCCAATCGTGGCCTTCCTTTTGGGTGTCACCGATATCGAGGTCCCCTGGGAGACGCTGGTGCTGTCGGTGGTCCTTTTCGTTCTGTTGCCGCTGCTGGCTGGGATCTGGACCCGGCGCAGGCTGGGAAATCTTGCGCAGATCGAAGCGTTTCAGGCGCGGATCAAGCCCTGGTCGGTGATCGGGCTGATCGCGACCGTCATGATACTGTTTGGCCTGCAGGGGCAGGTGATTCTGGATCGGCCCGAGGTGATTGCCCTGATCGCGGTGCCAATCCTTGTGCAGTCTTACGGGATATTTGCAATTGCCTATGGTGCTGCCTTTGCGCTCAAGGTCCCGCACCGGATAGCAGCTCCTTGTGCATTGATTGGAACGTCGAATTTTTTTGAGCTGGCGGTAGCCGTCGCGATTTCCCTGTTCGGGCTGAATTCGGGTGCGGCCTTGGCCACCGTGGTCGGGGTGCTTGTCGAGGTGCCGGTCATGCTGTCCCTGGTTGCATTCGCCAATCGCACCCGCAGCCGGTTTCCGGGGCCTTCGTAA
- a CDS encoding DUF3726 domain-containing protein has product MNLSLNEMEALCRRAAVGAGLHWGLAEEAGKAARWLAEFDLPGAQALLRYLETLSGGSVLRAGPVSLEAPWRAEAGRLCPLIAGPALCDSAERLAKSGGLEMENVCFPVLVLPHAAATAEILGECVSLDWQALHAVTDGRCLSLASKQTDLLSEQAVSLTCRLGGRLWRHRARHRRACVSADCFDRLSALAHRSFAPATAQSRMLGAGSGCDEGNQ; this is encoded by the coding sequence ATGAACCTTTCGTTGAATGAAATGGAGGCGCTGTGCAGGCGCGCGGCGGTGGGCGCCGGGTTGCATTGGGGGCTTGCCGAAGAGGCGGGCAAGGCCGCGCGTTGGTTGGCTGAGTTCGACTTGCCGGGAGCACAGGCACTGTTGCGGTATTTGGAAACTCTATCAGGCGGCTCTGTCCTTAGGGCAGGGCCAGTCTCGCTCGAGGCACCTTGGCGGGCTGAGGCTGGACGTCTGTGTCCGCTTATTGCTGGTCCCGCGCTTTGTGATTCTGCGGAAAGACTGGCAAAGAGTGGCGGCCTTGAGATGGAAAACGTCTGTTTTCCTGTGCTGGTGCTTCCACATGCGGCTGCGACTGCAGAGATTTTGGGCGAATGCGTCAGCCTGGACTGGCAGGCTCTTCATGCTGTCACAGACGGCAGATGTCTGAGTCTGGCCAGTAAACAAACAGATTTGTTGTCAGAGCAGGCGGTTTCATTGACGTGCCGTCTCGGCGGGCGTCTCTGGCGGCATCGCGCGCGCCACCGGCGGGCATGTGTTTCAGCGGATTGCTTTGACCGCCTCTCTGCTTTGGCGCATCGCTCCTTTGCGCCTGCCACAGCCCAATCACGGATGCTTGGCGCAGGATCTGGATGTGATGAGGGCAATCAGTAA
- a CDS encoding SDR family NAD(P)-dependent oxidoreductase encodes MDIDGRVALVTGAGSGLGAATARHLAAKGAKVAVLDFDIERATAVAGEIGGIALHVDVSDESAVGAALDSAIRQLGSAPRIAINCAGVGMAVRIVGREGKLSFDVFEKTLRVNLFGTYNVMSHAARRMAELEPLDDGERGVIINTASVAYEDGQLGQAAYAASKGAIASMCLPAAREFAQSGIRVVAIAPGLFQTPMMEGLPEEVSAKITANIPFPARLGAPEEYALLAEQIVTNPFLNGTTIRLDGAVRLPPR; translated from the coding sequence ATGGATATCGATGGACGTGTGGCTTTGGTCACAGGCGCGGGCAGTGGCCTCGGTGCGGCGACGGCACGGCATCTTGCGGCCAAAGGAGCCAAGGTTGCGGTTCTGGATTTCGACATCGAGCGGGCCACAGCAGTCGCAGGTGAGATTGGCGGCATCGCGCTGCACGTGGATGTAAGCGACGAGAGCGCCGTGGGCGCAGCCTTGGATAGCGCGATACGTCAGCTTGGCAGTGCGCCTCGCATTGCGATCAACTGCGCTGGCGTCGGCATGGCGGTGCGGATCGTCGGGCGTGAGGGCAAGCTGTCCTTCGATGTATTTGAAAAAACGCTGCGGGTGAATCTGTTTGGCACGTACAACGTGATGAGCCACGCCGCCCGCCGCATGGCCGAGCTTGAGCCGTTGGACGATGGCGAACGTGGCGTGATCATCAACACCGCATCCGTCGCTTATGAGGACGGTCAGCTAGGGCAGGCGGCCTATGCGGCCTCGAAAGGTGCGATTGCCTCCATGTGCCTGCCTGCGGCACGCGAGTTTGCACAGAGCGGCATTCGTGTCGTGGCGATTGCGCCGGGCCTGTTCCAGACCCCGATGATGGAAGGCCTGCCCGAAGAAGTCTCGGCCAAGATCACAGCCAATATCCCGTTCCCCGCTCGGCTTGGCGCGCCCGAGGAATACGCGCTTCTGGCCGAGCAGATCGTGACCAATCCATTCCTCAATGGAACAACAATCCGGTTGGACGGCGCCGTGCGCCTGCCGCCTCGCTAA
- a CDS encoding PLP-dependent aminotransferase family protein, whose amino-acid sequence MSNSSVRHEQSMSALAFTLDRDQPTPLFEQICAALRQQIVAGELPEGYRLPATRSLAVELGVARSTVVTAYEQMQAEGYISGRQGAGYNVCAMGEVEVAAACQPRAQPPFEDMSRSPLPFSGGEPDMRLFPHRRWGQCVARICRNAPEALLDGGSALGNADLRRSIASYVADWRGLSVGPHQVIITAGAGDALDLCLRTIAQKGHAIGLEDPGYIPLRRIVEGQGLLRTSVWVDESGACVPQGDAELRAVVLTPSHQFPLGGAMAPGRRVEFLDWAQKSKAWIIEDDYDSEFRYAGRPIPAMAGFEGSNRTVYVGSFSKTFSNRLRIGYLIAPEALLPALQDRLHRVGSRASVMPQQALAAFIDSGEFYRHLRRMRRIYAERRKHLLSRLAAEFAEFGHALDQGAGMQIVFHLRPGLNDAEICLRAKGAGLGLQPLSGFAVKADGLNGLVLGCCHMNEQEVDLGLTRLAQILDETSG is encoded by the coding sequence ATGTCGAACTCCTCAGTGCGTCATGAGCAAAGCATGTCGGCCTTGGCCTTTACGCTGGACCGGGATCAGCCAACACCATTGTTTGAACAGATCTGCGCTGCGCTGCGTCAACAGATCGTGGCCGGAGAGCTTCCAGAAGGGTATCGGCTGCCTGCAACACGCAGTCTTGCCGTCGAACTGGGGGTCGCGCGCTCCACCGTGGTGACTGCCTATGAACAGATGCAGGCAGAGGGCTACATTTCCGGTCGGCAGGGGGCGGGCTATAACGTCTGCGCAATGGGCGAGGTCGAAGTCGCCGCCGCATGCCAGCCGCGTGCTCAGCCGCCATTCGAAGACATGTCCCGCAGCCCTTTGCCGTTCAGTGGCGGTGAGCCGGATATGCGGCTGTTTCCTCATCGGCGGTGGGGGCAGTGCGTGGCCCGGATTTGCCGCAACGCACCAGAGGCGCTGCTGGATGGGGGATCGGCTCTGGGCAATGCAGACCTCAGACGATCCATTGCATCTTACGTGGCTGATTGGCGCGGGCTGTCTGTCGGGCCGCATCAGGTGATCATCACGGCCGGGGCAGGGGATGCGCTGGACTTGTGCCTGCGCACCATCGCCCAAAAGGGGCATGCGATCGGGCTTGAAGACCCTGGGTACATCCCTTTGCGCCGGATCGTCGAAGGTCAGGGGTTGCTGCGCACCTCTGTGTGGGTTGATGAATCGGGTGCCTGCGTGCCGCAGGGCGATGCGGAGTTGAGGGCTGTTGTTCTCACGCCCTCCCATCAGTTTCCGCTTGGTGGGGCAATGGCGCCAGGGCGGCGGGTTGAGTTTCTGGACTGGGCGCAAAAGTCAAAGGCCTGGATCATAGAAGACGATTATGACAGTGAATTCCGCTACGCAGGCCGCCCCATCCCGGCTATGGCTGGGTTCGAGGGATCGAACCGGACGGTTTATGTCGGCAGTTTCTCCAAAACCTTTTCCAACCGCCTTCGGATCGGTTATCTCATTGCGCCCGAGGCGTTGTTGCCTGCATTGCAGGACAGGCTGCACCGTGTTGGCTCCCGAGCAAGTGTGATGCCGCAGCAAGCCTTGGCGGCCTTCATCGACAGTGGAGAGTTCTATCGGCATTTGCGGCGGATGCGGCGTATCTATGCCGAGCGGCGTAAGCATCTCTTGTCACGTCTTGCGGCAGAGTTCGCCGAATTTGGCCATGCGCTGGACCAGGGGGCCGGCATGCAGATCGTTTTCCACCTGAGGCCGGGGCTCAATGATGCTGAAATCTGTCTTCGCGCCAAGGGGGCGGGCTTGGGGCTGCAGCCATTGTCTGGTTTCGCCGTCAAGGCCGATGGTTTGAACGGCCTTGTCCTTGGTTGCTGTCATATGAATGAGCAGGAGGTCGATCTAGGGTTGACGCGTTTGGCACAGATTCTGGACGAAACCTCTGGCTGA
- a CDS encoding heme NO-binding domain-containing protein has translation MHGLINRAIQAFVTSTYGGDRWNEVMDQAGLGFRDFEAMLIYTDEQSNKMLSAMEMVIKRPLAEMLEDMGTFLVSNPQVESLRRLLRFGGVNYVEFLHSLDDLPGRARLAVSDLHLPGLELLEQAPGQFELVCQPGLPGYANVMVGILRAMADDYGDLVILDYSGVRDGAEVISITVVERDFAEGRSFDLGAHSL, from the coding sequence ATGCATGGTCTGATCAACAGGGCGATCCAGGCTTTTGTGACCAGTACCTATGGCGGGGACCGTTGGAACGAAGTCATGGATCAGGCAGGTCTCGGTTTTCGCGATTTCGAGGCCATGTTGATCTATACGGATGAGCAATCCAACAAAATGCTTTCGGCCATGGAAATGGTCATCAAGCGTCCGCTGGCAGAGATGCTTGAAGATATGGGCACCTTTCTTGTCTCTAACCCTCAGGTCGAGTCCTTACGCCGTTTGCTGCGGTTCGGAGGCGTGAACTACGTCGAATTCCTACACTCCCTTGACGACTTGCCGGGGCGCGCGCGCCTTGCCGTTTCGGATTTGCATTTGCCCGGTTTGGAGCTTTTGGAGCAAGCACCGGGACAGTTTGAACTTGTTTGCCAGCCTGGTCTGCCCGGCTATGCAAACGTGATGGTCGGTATCTTGCGCGCCATGGCCGATGACTATGGCGATCTTGTGATTCTGGATTACAGCGGCGTCCGGGATGGAGCGGAAGTGATTTCCATCACTGTTGTGGAACGCGACTTTGCTGAGGGGCGAAGCTTCGATTTGGGGGCGCATTCGTTATGA
- a CDS encoding crotonase/enoyl-CoA hydratase family protein, with the protein MSDPILKIDIEDSIATLTMNRPDKRNAMCEELLEALDAFFSAPPKDVRVVILTGTAGHFCSGLDLSEHVHRSAEENLYHSRQWHGVMEKIQFGGLAVVSAMFGAVIGGGLELASSTHVRIAEPSTIFQLPEGRRGIFVGGGATARVGRLLGADRMTEMMLTGRKYDAETGVALGLAHYAVGEGEAMELARTLAGKIARNAPLSNYLMIQSIARINDMSQADGLFTESLAAALSQTTPDAEEGLCAFLEKRAPKFR; encoded by the coding sequence ATGAGCGACCCCATTCTGAAGATCGACATCGAAGACAGTATCGCCACCCTGACAATGAACCGTCCGGACAAGCGCAACGCCATGTGCGAAGAGCTGCTGGAGGCGCTGGATGCGTTCTTTTCCGCGCCACCGAAAGATGTGCGCGTGGTCATCCTAACCGGCACCGCCGGGCATTTCTGCTCTGGTTTGGATCTGTCGGAACATGTGCACCGCTCGGCCGAAGAGAACCTTTATCACTCGCGCCAATGGCATGGGGTGATGGAGAAGATCCAGTTCGGCGGGCTGGCGGTCGTCTCGGCCATGTTCGGGGCAGTAATCGGTGGTGGTTTGGAGCTTGCGTCCTCGACCCATGTGCGCATTGCTGAGCCTTCGACCATCTTCCAACTGCCCGAGGGGCGGCGCGGTATCTTTGTGGGTGGTGGTGCCACCGCGCGGGTCGGGCGCCTTCTGGGCGCGGACCGCATGACTGAGATGATGCTGACAGGCCGCAAGTATGACGCCGAAACCGGCGTGGCGCTGGGCCTTGCCCACTATGCGGTGGGCGAAGGCGAGGCGATGGAGTTGGCGCGGACGCTGGCCGGAAAGATTGCCCGTAACGCGCCCCTGTCCAACTATCTGATGATCCAGTCCATCGCGCGCATCAACGACATGTCGCAGGCGGATGGGCTGTTCACGGAATCGCTGGCCGCCGCGCTGTCGCAAACCACGCCCGATGCCGAGGAAGGTCTGTGTGCCTTCCTTGAAAAGCGTGCGCCAAAGTTCCGGTGA
- a CDS encoding molybdopterin-containing oxidoreductase family protein produces MTDHQPTMSHPSVCPLDCPDTCSLTIKVRGDRIVDVKGSDVNPFTAGVICNKVARCFPDYVHGQTRLRHPLKRTGARGAGSYAQISWDEALDLVHDGFSRAIEQHGPQSVLPLNYAGPHGELAGASMDRRFFYKMGATLLDRGPLCGGVRGAAYESLFGAAPGMPPEQVIHSDLILVWGNNVTVSNLHFMRVLKQARAAGARVVVIDPKRIKLAEQCDLHLQLRPGTDVVLGLGLAAELERRGALDADFIAEWTLGFEDYMSAARAYTPERVAQICGIPVEGVLRLVDWIAGARNLASAFGNGIERTRSGGAGLRAAMALNALTGQHGRLGAGIVAKSGAAAPKTSDRLQGAHLMRPGTRCFNIVDVAAKMLDRDLEPPVAAAMIYNHNPVATHPDQEGMIKALMQEEIFVVGSDVVMTDSMALCDVILPAASHFEYDDIYGAYGQNYLQRATPVIAPVGESLPNTEIFRRLAARFGYLEDEFQHSDLELIDQAFDASSPVFNGTAPSDIPVDAAIELNAGDGAPLVMCKTIAPRTGSGRIELFSQTLEDRYGCGVPRYAPAPQDLPLVLITPSSDKRTNATFGDHPLSAGAEVIEVHPQDAAERGLTDGEDVTVWNAQGQVTLVLKVSTATRPGVAYSPKGTWLSSSKTGRTANVLIPSVVRTDIADGACYNETFVDLRRASI; encoded by the coding sequence ATGACCGACCACCAGCCAACTATGTCACATCCAAGTGTTTGCCCGCTCGATTGTCCCGATACCTGTAGCCTGACCATAAAGGTGCGCGGAGACAGAATTGTCGATGTCAAAGGTTCCGACGTGAACCCGTTCACCGCGGGTGTCATTTGTAACAAGGTTGCGCGCTGCTTCCCGGACTATGTGCATGGCCAGACACGGTTGCGCCATCCTCTGAAGCGCACGGGGGCCAGAGGCGCTGGAAGCTATGCCCAAATCTCCTGGGATGAAGCGCTGGATCTCGTGCATGACGGGTTTTCTCGTGCGATCGAACAGCATGGTCCCCAGTCTGTGTTGCCGCTCAACTATGCCGGGCCACATGGGGAACTGGCAGGGGCATCAATGGACCGTCGGTTTTTCTACAAGATGGGGGCGACACTGCTGGATCGAGGCCCCCTGTGCGGCGGCGTACGTGGTGCCGCCTATGAAAGCCTGTTCGGTGCGGCTCCCGGCATGCCGCCGGAACAGGTCATCCACTCCGACCTGATCCTTGTCTGGGGCAACAACGTCACCGTCTCCAACCTGCATTTCATGCGCGTGCTCAAACAGGCCCGCGCCGCTGGCGCGCGTGTCGTGGTGATCGATCCCAAGCGGATCAAGCTGGCCGAACAATGTGACCTCCACCTGCAGCTTAGGCCGGGAACCGATGTCGTCCTCGGTCTGGGCCTTGCGGCCGAGTTGGAGCGGCGCGGCGCCTTGGATGCCGATTTCATTGCAGAATGGACGCTGGGCTTTGAGGACTACATGAGCGCGGCGCGCGCCTATACGCCGGAACGCGTGGCGCAGATCTGCGGCATCCCGGTCGAAGGAGTGTTGCGGCTTGTCGATTGGATCGCTGGTGCCAGAAATCTGGCAAGCGCTTTTGGCAACGGGATCGAACGTACCCGGTCTGGCGGGGCAGGGCTGCGTGCTGCCATGGCCCTGAATGCCTTGACCGGCCAACATGGGCGGCTCGGGGCTGGGATCGTGGCCAAATCCGGGGCAGCAGCGCCCAAAACGTCTGATCGCCTGCAGGGGGCACATTTGATGCGTCCCGGAACCCGGTGCTTCAACATTGTGGATGTCGCGGCCAAGATGCTTGACCGGGATCTGGAGCCTCCTGTCGCGGCGGCTATGATCTACAATCACAACCCGGTTGCGACACACCCGGATCAGGAGGGGATGATCAAAGCCCTGATGCAGGAGGAGATCTTTGTTGTCGGCTCGGATGTGGTGATGACTGACTCCATGGCGCTCTGCGATGTGATCCTGCCTGCGGCCAGCCATTTTGAATACGATGATATCTATGGTGCATATGGACAGAACTACCTGCAGCGGGCCACGCCGGTGATTGCGCCTGTCGGGGAAAGCCTGCCCAACACCGAGATCTTTCGCCGTCTGGCCGCGCGGTTCGGATATCTGGAGGACGAATTCCAGCACAGCGATCTTGAGCTGATTGATCAGGCCTTCGATGCATCCAGCCCTGTATTCAACGGGACCGCGCCCAGCGACATCCCGGTTGACGCTGCGATCGAACTGAATGCGGGCGATGGCGCTCCGCTTGTCATGTGCAAGACAATTGCGCCGCGCACAGGCTCGGGGCGGATCGAGCTTTTCAGCCAAACCCTTGAAGACCGATATGGCTGTGGTGTGCCACGTTATGCTCCTGCGCCACAGGATCTGCCTCTGGTCCTGATCACCCCAAGTTCGGACAAGCGCACCAATGCCACCTTTGGCGACCATCCTCTTTCTGCCGGGGCTGAGGTCATCGAGGTGCACCCTCAAGATGCTGCGGAGCGGGGGCTCACGGACGGGGAGGACGTGACCGTTTGGAATGCCCAAGGGCAGGTGACACTTGTCCTGAAGGTTTCCACCGCGACGCGCCCGGGCGTGGCTTACAGCCCCAAAGGGACATGGCTGTCTTCCTCCAAGACGGGCCGGACGGCCAATGTGCTCATTCCGTCTGTGGTGCGCACGGATATCGCGGACGGAGCCTGCTACAATGAGACCTTCGTCGATCTGAGACGGGCGTCGATATAG